The following are encoded in a window of Euwallacea fornicatus isolate EFF26 chromosome 21, ASM4011564v1, whole genome shotgun sequence genomic DNA:
- the LOC136345893 gene encoding U11/U12 small nuclear ribonucleoprotein 48 kDa protein-like: MLKNFWKFICCQLLIIYFQNFFNYFLLKKVIKRIRIHNLHMEFNLDIRKKQLESLGQYIKSSEDNVKSVFQSLGWTINKTVQDEDFKVICPLNKHHLISKRTMSTHVKNCTLKTSGYSGDEQFLSEAPIDSESSIKFPKAKKVELFIAVRGSKPEFKSSWNGRDPDPLTSDRLTSTFSGDERLALYDYSIKHTKGPLKPEEFTLELSDAREKKELSEKDQLIQARDSKRRRAKYKSVHTSKKSQTEIMKEVIDNQMVLYIDWVKQKQEKELRDKERLKRLATEKRRKHETMELYGSSYQYNESAYAQSYENQSQSYMSEYNLNCSGQNFHANQGVITDWSHVYQGGIQTDVYLNTENHYTISDPSLTDSQYVGYEDNASNQNTYSDYQSQINYLQVKK; encoded by the exons atgttaaaaaacttctggaaatttatttgttgtcaattattaataatttattttcaaaacttctttAATTACTTTCTCctaaaaaaagtcataaagAGGATCAGAATCCATAATTTACACATGGAATTCAATTTGGATATAAGGAAGAAGCAATTAGAGAGTTTAGGACAATACATAAAATCTTCAGAAGACAATGTTAAATCTGTTTTCCAGTCCTTGGGCTGGACGATTAACAAGACAGTTCAG GATGAAGATTTTAAGGTGATATGCCCCCTAAACAAACAccatttaatatcaaaaagaaCAATGTCGACTCATGTCAAGAATTGCACATTGAAAACTTCAGGTTATAGTGGTGATGAGCAGTTTTTGTCTGAGGCACCAATAGATAGTGAATCTTCCATTAAGTTCCCTAAGGCAAAGAAAGTTGAGCTGTTCATTGCAGTTAGAGGAAGCAAACCTGAGTTCAAATCAT CTTGGAATGGCCGAGACCCTGATCCTCTCACATCAGACCGCTTGACAAGCACATTTTCAGGAGATGAAAGACTGGCGCTATATGACTACAGCATAAAACACACTAAAGGTCCTCTTAAACCTGAAGAATTCACTTT GGAATTATCTGATgcgagagaaaaaaaagaactcTCAGAGAAAGATCAACTCATCCAAGCGCGTGACTCGAAACGTCGGAGAGCTAAATACAAGTCTGTTCATACAAGCAAGAAAAGTCAGACAGAGATAATGAAAGAAGTTATTGATAATCAGATGGTGCTGTATATTGACTGGGTGAAGCAGAAACAGGAAAAGGAATTGAGAGATAAGGAAAGGCTCAAGAGGCTTGCCACAGAGAAGAGGCGTAAGCATGAAACTATGGAACTTTATGGTAGCTCTTATCAATACAATGAGTCTGCTTATGCTCAGAGTTATGAGAATCAAAGTCAGTCATACATGTCAGAGTATAATCTCAACTGTTCAGGTCAAAATTTCCATGCAAATCAAGGGGTTATTACTGACTGGAGTCATGTTTATCAAGGAGGGATTCAAACTGACGTTTATTTGAATACtg AAAACCATTATACTATATCAGATCCATCTTTGACGGACTCGCAATATGTTGGCTACGAAGATAATGCTTCAAATCAAAATACTTATAGTGATTATcagtctcaaattaattatctacAAGTAAAGAAATGA
- the LOC136345894 gene encoding sorbitol dehydrogenase-like, which translates to MAPNDNLAAVLYGVNDLRLEQRSIPVPKDDQVLLQMDVVGICGSDVHYLVHGKIGDFVVNKPMIIGHEAAGTVVKVGKNVKNLKPGDQVAIEPGVPCRRCSFCKTGDYHLCADIFFCATPPDDGNLSRYYVHAADFCYKLPPNMDLEDGALMEPLSVGVHACKRGYVTVGDVVLILGAGPIGLVTLLAAKAMGASKIIVTDILDVKLKKAKEIGAHHTIKIVPGLSEDEVVKKITELLGERPNKTFDASGAEFSVRVALKVTRSKGIVVMIGMGKFEQTLPMGSAIIREVDIRGVFRYNNDYPTAIDMVATGKISVKPLITHHFAIEDTLEAFEVAKTQKGDPIKILIHVTPNWKPS; encoded by the exons ATGGCACCAAACGATAACTTAGCGGCCGTTTTGTACGGCGTCAACGATTTAAGGCTG GAACAACGGTCGATTCCAGTGCCTAAAGATGACC AGGTTTTACTGCAAATGGATGTGGTGGGCATCTGCGGGTCGGACGTCCATTACCTGGTTCATGGCAAAATTGGAGACTTCGTGGTCAACAAGCCCATGATTATAG GGCATGAAGCGGCAGGCACGGTAGTGAAAGTTGGCAAGAACGTGAAAAACCTCAAACCAGGAGATCAAGTCGCAATCGAGCCTGGAGTGCCATGCAGGAGGTGTAGCTTCTGCAAAACTGGGGACTACCACTTATGTGCAGACATATTTTTCTGCGCGACGCCCCCCGATGATGGCAATCTTTCGCGGTACTACGTTCATGCAGCCGATTTTTGCTACAA ACTTCCCCCTAATATGGACTTAGAAGATGGGGCCCTGATGGAGCCCCTGTCAGTGGGGGTTCACGCCTGCAAACGAGGTTATGTGACCGTCGGGGATGTGGTGCTCATTTTGGGAGCTGGACCTATTGGGCTTGTCACTCTGTTAGCTGCAAAGGCCATGGGGGCCTCCAAAATTATCGTCACTG atattttggaCGTAAAGCTGAAAAAAGCCAAAGAAATCGGCGCTCATCACACGATCAAAATTGTGCCAGGCCTAAGTGAAGACGAGGTTGTGAAGAAAATTACGGAATTACTAGGGGAACGTCCCAACAAAACCTTCGACGCCTCAGGGGCTGAATTCAGCGTCAGAGTTGCCCTCAAG GTCACCAGAAGTAAAGGGATAGTAGTGATGATCGGCATGGGAAAATTCGAACAAACTTTACCAATGGGCAGTGCCATAATTAGGGAGGTGGATATTAGAGGAGTGTTCCGCTATAATAATGA CTATCCAACGGCCATTGACATGGTAGCAACTGGAAAAATCAGCGTGAAGCCCCTGATCACCCATCATTTCGCGATCGAGGACACTTTGGAGGCTTTCGAGGTTGCTAAAACGCAAAAAGGCGAtccgattaaaattttaatccatGTGACCCCCAACTGGAAACCTTCTTAG